The DNA segment CTCTTAATATTTTTTTGTCATTTAATAGTTCATCTGGAATTCTTGACTTGGCTGTTTTTGTTATAGATTCTATTTTAGTTTTCTTTATGTTAGGATTAATTCCAGCATCTATTTCTGCTTGTTTCCCCTTTTTTTTATTTAATTTTAATTGTTTTTGTTTTTCTTTATCATCATTTGGTTTCTTAGGACTTCCATTAGTAGAAGAACTATTCCTATTTTCTAAATCCTCAATTGTAACTCCATCTTTTGAGTTTTTTATACTATTATTTATACGTTCTAGCTCTTCTATTACTACTTCATCTTTAAAATCTTTACTAGTTCCAAATACTCTAGAAATATTGCCATTTTTAATTAAAAATCCATAATTAACATTCAAGTAAGGTGTGTTATTAGACATCTCTATTCTTGGATAGTTATTTAATATATTTCCTGAAAAATCATTTATATTAGTATTGCTTATTCCTGAAAATGATTCTCTAAATGTTATACCCCCTCCACCAAAAAGATCTGTCTTCGTATCTTTCATTTGTAATGTTGCTGAATGTTTTCTAATTTCTTTTTCTTCTCTGTCGCTTAATTCTATTTCTAACTTAGTTTTTCCACCTTCTAATTTAAACTTATTTTTCTCTATATTTGATGATTTATCATCATCTTCTTCATTAATATATGTCCATCTATTTGTTTCATAAGATGATAAATTCTTGATATCTTCTAAATTCTCTAAATCAACTTTAGATATGTCTATAAATAAATTATTATCTTTATCTGTAGCTGCTACATATGGTCTATATTCTTTATAGTTTATACTATTAAATTTTTCACCTTTTAAATTTGCTATACTTTGAATGTATTTTTCTATTCTAGATTTTTTTGAAACTTCATCTATCTCATTTAATATTTCTTCTTTTTCTATTTTTAAATCTGTTTCAGTTTCTATATTTAGTCCATATATTTCTTTTTTTAATTCTTTATCAAATTTAAGTTTATTATTTACAGTATTTTTAATAGCCTTTACATAAGCCCCAGGTGTCCCTAACACATTCTTAAAATCATCTATTACTTTATCTCTGTTTTCTTTATGTATTAATTCTAAATGAGCATTATACTTCTTACCATCTACCTCTATTTCTGAACTTGTTATCTTTCCCTCTTTACTTAATCCTATTCCAAATCCATTTCCTTTATGTGAAATACTTCCTTTTCCACCTAAAACTTCTTTACCTGATAAATCTACTCCTAAACCTATCCCTGTATCATTTACCTTTACATTACCTTCTACCCCAGTAACTCCACTCATCCCTGCTGATATTGAAAATCCTAAGTCTAAACTTGATTTATCTTCTCTTTTTTCATCTTTTTTATCTTCTTTTATTACTTTTTCACTATTTATCTTTATATTTTCAACATTTAGCTTATTCTTACTATATGTCTTCTCATCTAGTGAATATCTCTTATTATTATACCTTGCTCCTACTGTCCCACTAACTGTTATAGGATTAAATGATAAATCTACTCCACCACCATCTGTTTTATCTGATACTGTCTTAGTGCTCTCTCCTTGTAATAAATGAGTTTCTTTTGAGTTTATTTCTAAATTTTCTCCATTTATTTCTTGATTAACTAAAGTTACTTTTTCTTTTGCATTTAACTTTATATCTCTTACATCTATTTTACCTTGTATACTTTCACTAGAATTAGAAACTAATCTTCTATTACTTCCTCCTGCACTTAATCCTACACTTACATCTACTAATTTATTTGGATTTATTGCCCCACTTATTACCTTATTTACCTTATGTATATTTGAAGCTATATTTAAAGCATTATCTACTCTTCCATTAGTAAACATCTCTTTAGTATCTGCTGCTATATCAAGTAAACTTGATCCTACATTTGCTGATAATCCTATATTAAAGTTTTTTGACTTTACATTTTCTGTTATACTATTTTTTACATCTTTTAATAATATATTTTCTGCATTAATTTCAAGTTTTTCTGCTAATATATCTGCACTACTTATTACATCTTTTCTTGCTTTAATATCTATTTCTTTTGATGATACATTTGATTTATATGATAATTTACTATCTTCATTGCTCTCATCTTGGTTTAATGAATATCCAAGTTTTGTATTTACTCCTCTTAAACCTACCTTTAAATCAAAATTTACTCTACTATCATTTAAATAATCTTCTCTAGATATATTTACTTTTTCTTCTAATATTTCTACTTTATCTGCATCTATATTTATTTTTTCATTTGAAACTATATTAGATCCTTTTACTAATACATCACCTTTACCTATTTTAACATTTTTACCTAATATATTACTAGAATTTACTTCTTCATATTTTTGCCTATTTTCTATCTTAGTCTTATTTTTAATAAATACATTTTCATTTATTTCTTCTTTTGTACTTTCTGTTTTATTTGCTATAAGTTCTAAGTTATCACTATTAATTATTATATCTTCTTCTGCTAATATATTACTTCCTAATATCACAGTATTATTTGAATCTATCTTAATATTTTTAGCTAGTATATTACTTGATATATTCTTTTGTAATTTTTGTTTCTCATTTACTAAAGATTTCCAATATATTGTATCTTCTAAATATGTTATTTCATTACTTCTTTCATCTACTATAGATTTTACAAATATATTATCTGATTTAATATTTAAGTTACTTAAAGCTTCTAATTTTGCTCCTTCTACTAATATATTATTACTTGATAGATTAATATTATCAAATAGAAGTTTTTGTTCT comes from the Streptobacillus canis genome and includes:
- a CDS encoding two-partner secretion domain-containing protein — translated: MKKFFGMIIAISISLFSYANITVDGNTNVYIEKSNNGIDIINISTPSPKGVSHSTFKDFNVSEKGAVINNAKNIARSHIAGLINGNNNIKETRVKLALLDVTGTKESKLKGILEALSKDKLDVILSNPNGITLDGASFLNIHNMSLMTSRPIIEDGKVIGHTKPTGDIKSLKELNTKENLEIVANKFTSSSDVYAKKLNVTTYAGEEGTEISADIIGSVYGDVVKIVATKSGIGVKSITSKDLSLESKRQANIESIRTDNLDIKVEEDFTNKDKIISNNSISIEANNILNDGNILISDNISLKAKENISNLNGAIIHADNILSLESKNLNNIGKVNSYGSPIKKWLTLDNKELTEEEVKSKWIKKVVEQYDSYNALKQSSTDEAKKNALSAFYDEVVVIDPTEFDWRVLKYHETLVKNRDRAGKPGVFFNLDEYTNILTRDNISKVKEEHKRFMYENVDKTEDYTRSGDTNIILKGFIENKDANTSFSVLSGNNINITTKDVVNNKDGHIIANVNNNIKTNTYNNASSISDKTLTIQDGYEKMIYEGDRTCFGVVACDIYHKAIYTRDLGFDKEVNLKGLPSHIKGKNINIDAENVNFKSYSIDESKKTLREEDERYINNKEEIEINGKKIEYNLEDDPRYVKLSNFLNNPYFLNNIKYNSNNRYLINEFKLQDKRNKEIEEEKISKSNITINAKNLNIKEQKLLFDNINLSSNNILVEGAKLEALSNLNIKSDNIFVKSIVDERSNEITYLEDTIYWKSLVNEKQKLQKNISSNILAKNIKIDSNNTVILGSNILAEEDIIINSDNLELIANKTESTKEEINENVFIKNKTKIENRQKYEEVNSSNILGKNVKIGKGDVLVKGSNIVSNEKINIDADKVEILEEKVNISREDYLNDSRVNFDLKVGLRGVNTKLGYSLNQDESNEDSKLSYKSNVSSKEIDIKARKDVISSADILAEKLEINAENILLKDVKNSITENVKSKNFNIGLSANVGSSLLDIAADTKEMFTNGRVDNALNIASNIHKVNKVISGAINPNKLVDVSVGLSAGGSNRRLVSNSSESIQGKIDVRDIKLNAKEKVTLVNQEINGENLEINSKETHLLQGESTKTVSDKTDGGGVDLSFNPITVSGTVGARYNNKRYSLDEKTYSKNKLNVENIKINSEKVIKEDKKDEKREDKSSLDLGFSISAGMSGVTGVEGNVKVNDTGIGLGVDLSGKEVLGGKGSISHKGNGFGIGLSKEGKITSSEIEVDGKKYNAHLELIHKENRDKVIDDFKNVLGTPGAYVKAIKNTVNNKLKFDKELKKEIYGLNIETETDLKIEKEEILNEIDEVSKKSRIEKYIQSIANLKGEKFNSINYKEYRPYVAATDKDNNLFIDISKVDLENLEDIKNLSSYETNRWTYINEEDDDKSSNIEKNKFKLEGGKTKLEIELSDREEKEIRKHSATLQMKDTKTDLFGGGGITFRESFSGISNTNINDFSGNILNNYPRIEMSNNTPYLNVNYGFLIKNGNISRVFGTSKDFKDEVVIEELERINNSIKNSKDGVTIEDLENRNSSSTNGSPKKPNDDKEKQKQLKLNKKKGKQAEIDAGINPNIKKTKIESITKTAKSRIPDELLNDKKILREIKDVSKLRYTNQIKDFNLWAKKNGYKFILEIRNGNELNSELLKEIEKGNIIFKYIGE